The Prochlorococcus sp. MIT 1300 genome has a window encoding:
- a CDS encoding pyrimidine dimer DNA glycosylase/endonuclease V, producing MTRINLVCPRELSDQHLLAEYREIFMVGSALQRSLKAKSWNKTIKELPQEFTLNKGHVKFFYNKGKYLHKRYISLIKEMQLRGMKTDPNRKFKRDQWPNELYNDWAPNAKDLRIIRERIKLKIDQKPEWYRWSKNTLSSTTK from the coding sequence ATGACCAGGATTAATTTAGTATGTCCTAGAGAATTGTCAGACCAGCATCTTTTAGCCGAATATCGTGAGATTTTTATGGTCGGCTCTGCTTTACAAAGATCCTTAAAGGCTAAATCCTGGAACAAAACTATTAAAGAGCTTCCCCAAGAGTTTACATTAAATAAGGGGCACGTCAAGTTCTTTTATAACAAAGGAAAGTATCTTCATAAAAGGTATATTAGTCTGATCAAGGAAATGCAATTGAGAGGCATGAAGACTGATCCTAACCGTAAATTCAAAAGAGATCAATGGCCAAATGAACTTTATAACGACTGGGCCCCTAATGCAAAAGACCTAAGAATAATAAGGGAACGAATTAAACTGAAAATTGATCAAAAACCAGAATGGTATAGGTGGTCTAAAAATACTCTAAGCTCAACAACTAAGTAA